The sequence CTTAGAGCCACAGCTCCCAGCAAAGGGGAAATGACTATTAAACCGGGAAAAGCCAATGATTTGGATACATTGCAGGGAGAAATGGCCAAAGAAGCTTTCTGGCTTCAATGGGCAGAGCGTGGCTTGTGTGGTTTTCTGCCTATCACAGCACCTTCTCCAGGTGAACAGGCTTCTTGTTTTCGCAGGTCACACGAACGCGTTTGGAGGTCTCTGTGCCTTTGTATTTGCAGTCCTTAGGAGGTTTACCATTGGTGTAGCTGCAGTCAATCATGGGGAAGTTCTGGTTGCTGTCATAGAATTTACCTTGCCATTGCTTCCCACCATTGCCACAGACCTGTAGGACAGACTCCTTGTCATGGTTGATGAAAGTATTCCTCGGTTTGCATCTACTTGGGTTCAGATTCCTCTTCACCATCATGAGGTTGCAGTAGGCACTGGGGTTGGAGGCTCGGGTCTGGGGATAATCAATGTGCTTGTTTTGAAAAGCGGCCCAAGACTGCCCTTCACAGGACTGCACCAGGAGGACGCTGAGAATCACGGCCAGACGAACCAGCAGGCAGCTAGAGACCAGCATGGTGGTGTCTAAGACTCTTctgggaggaaaaagaagaagaaagggggaaaagattAAAGAGATGCCTATTTCTTAAGTTATCTTATACACCTTACAGGAAATACACCTATATAGGACATTTCCTTATAGGAAATGTGGTGATAGAATATGGAGCATTTGTGGGAAGCCTCTATTGAAACAAAGTTAAATATAATTGGCATGAATGGGAGGTCCTGCCCCAATTGACTTTATTCATATGGATAAATGACAAAATATATTTAAGCAAGGGGGACCTCAGGGCAGGAATTAGTCAATGGGCCCTGCCAGGAGTCTGGGattcttattttttaatatacagtggtacctcgggttacatatgcttcaggttacatacgcttcaggttacacactccgctaacccagaaatagtacctcgggttaagaattttgcttcagggtgagaacagaaattgggcggaggtggcacagtggcagcaggaggccccattagctaaagtgctgcttcaggttaagaacagtttcaggttaagaacggacctccggaacgaattaaatacttaacccgaggtaccactatattagatTTCCAAACATCAGAAACTTACAGTTCTACAAATGTTTGCCTGGCTAGGAAGATGGTAATTTTGAGTGAGAGAGACCTGGGGGGGGACATTTAAGTGGTCCAAAACTATGTGATTTTGAGGACATTATAGGGAGGCAAATTCCCCACATCAGCGAACATAATggtgagctaggtggaccaagggCTTATCTCAGCACATGCTAAGTCATATTTGGACTAACATGAagcaggaaagaagaaaagaaggaaggccGGAGAGGAAGTAATGTACTTTATCAACCAGTAGTTACCAAAAGAGAGGGAAGAATGGGTTGCCTTTCTTTCTGtcctgggggacaggaggcgggcaggtgtggaggattccctggtcctgaatggggtaactgtgcccctgaaggaccaggtgcgcagcctgggagtcattttggactcacagctgtccatggaggcacaggtcaaatctgtgtccagggcagctgtttaccagctccatctggtacgtaggctgagaccctatctgcctgcggactgccttgcaagagtggtgcatgctctggttatctcccgcttggactactgcaatgtgttctacgtggggctgcctttgaaggtgacccggaaactacaactaatccagaatgcggcagctagactggtgactgggagtggccgccgagaccatataacagcggtcttgaaagacctacattggctcccagtttccgagcacaattcaaagtgttggtgctgacctttaaagccctaaacggcctcggtccagtatatctgaaggagcgtctccacccccatcgttctacctccactgaggcccagcaccgaggaccttctggcggttccctcactgcgagaagccaagtcagagggccttctcggtagtggcgccctccctgtggaacgccctcccaccagatgtcaaagagaacaacaactactaccagacttttagaagacatctgaagacagccctctttagggaagcttttaatgtatggtgtattttacagtattttaatatttttttggaagctgcccagagtggctggggaagcccagccaaatgggcagggtataaataataaattattattattattattattattattattattattattattattatccatcacCCCGTGATTGGTTCAGGTAGCATATTGCAAGCCTTGTCGCTTTACTCCCAAAAGGAACATGAGCAACTTTCCTGATGAAAAGCACCCCCCAACCCAAGCTgtgttttacaaaaacaaaaaaacaaaacgaaaaagaaCATCTGTTCACAGACAATGTCTATTATGTTCATTATTTTGTATATTCCGGTTCTTGTGGGAAAAAAAGTGTTTTGTTATACAGGAGTTCGTTAAAGATTTGCTTAATTCTCTCTGAAAAGAACAAGTTTCTCTGATTTCCTGCTTTCACTCATAAAGAGTTTCTGAGCTCTTCATAGGCAGAATGTAGGCACAGAATGTAGGCACATTTTGCATTTGATAGAATGAGCTTTATTGAGAGAATAGCCTTTGAGAGAAAGCAACAGAATGCTTAGTTAGAAGCCCGGTGTTATTCCCTTCACCTCTGCCTACCAAGGAGATGGGGAGACAGCTTTATTTGTGAAGGATCTCATTTCAGACTCCTCTGGGTGCAAATCAGCTGCTTAGAGGAGCCAGAACCCcaaatgtgaatgaatgaatgaattattgTATCCTGCTCATCTGGACTGGGTTGCaccaacagaatatacaaaaacacaacttACCCAAGTTCAATCCCGTCTTGAGTTATGTGTGTGACTTTTCGAAGAGGCAAGTCTGTCCTTCAAGCTGCTGCTGCCCAAAGCTTAAAAGGGGCAGGGCACAGGGAAAAGAACAAATGAACTTCAAGCCACTTGCCCAATAGGAGTTTACCAGAgaatctgaaatgtttgaaatttAACCAACAATTATGCAACATGgctctgtaaaaaaaaagggaaaaaagaatgtAACACCGATAAGAAAGGGGTGTGGTGGTAAAATGAACAGGGGGCAATGTTTGCCTACAcctgctcatttctgtatatcaCTCCAGATATGCACCAGAGCAAGCCAGGGTCATTGTTTCACTAGCCAAGCTGACAAGCTTCCAGAActtgttgccagttcatttccaggcccaaGTCGAGGTTCCCACATTAgttttttgtggggaggtgggggcttTTGCAGCCATTACTGTGCCCTTGGTTGCCACCGCCTTTCTgagcccaatttaaagtgctgtttttaatctttaaagccctaaatgactttgaCTCAAGGTTTGGAGAACTGATGCTGCTCAGTGGTCACAAAATGCTAATTAATGCGGTGAAATGGAAAACCAGGGGGGAAGCAAATGCAATGGAGTCTCCTGGATGAGGTCATACCTGGCTAACTGGCTGCCGGAAAACCTTAACCAAAGCCCTCTTCATGAAACATTCTGTTGCAGGGCCCACACATTTCAATTCTTTTTCAAAACACGATCCTGCCATTTCATTGACTTGTATTCTTTTGCACTTCACCAAAGGTGTAAGCCATCTTAAATGTCTCTTTTCGGACAGAAAAGGTGGTGTAGACGTTATTCAAATGCACAAATGATTAACAAGGCAAATAGTGAACCCTGTCAGCATTGCAATGAAATATGACCCCACcacaaataaattcacacttacATCTTAAGGAAAGTTTTATTAGCATTTATCTTCTACACTTGCAGCTATTGAAGCACATGCAGAGCAAATATACTGTATGGATAACAAAGTTTGATTTCAAAGGGTACATCCATACTATGCCCTTATAAGGGCTGTGTTTCATGGCTATGGTTCCCCCCTCAAAGattcttgggaattgtagtttggggaAAATTTGGGAGTTTTTGGCAGTCCTTCTcatagaactacagttcccagggttctctggAGACAGCAAGGAAAGCTCTTTATATTATTAGAATTTCAGCTCCGTTCAtccgagctgataaggctcatcttctttgagcccacccagcagagcattaaaacagCAAAGTCCACAACGGAAGGATGAGGCAGGTATGATGCTACATTGctactttattactaagctatgcagagagcaaagaaatatacatcttgtctctatgagagcagagagcaactgaacaaagaaatgacagaacaaaagaaacaggaaaccagtaacgtcacatcccgtctccctttcccgtgagaatccaacagcatctgactctgtggaatgtaaacagtcctgtgactgcaagcagctgctcagtgagggaaacagaaactaacatatATAACATAAAGTACGACTTTTCTGTTATGGGACAATGGCCTTGGGTTCAGCATGATCTGTGTCCGTTGTCTCGGGAGGCCTGGTCCTTTAATAAAAGAAAGCCCCCAAGATGTCCTGGAGATCAGAGAAGATCCACTTCCTTTGCATCCCAAGTATCTCCTAAGCACAGTTGAATCCAGGCCCTTGCTACAGTTCATGTTTGCAGATGTAGGAGTTCAGTTTGTGGCACTTTGCATCATTCCACTTGGAGAATTCTAAGAGCAAAAGAAAAGTCCAACAGTTGACAGATTCCTCTCCCTTGTGTGGATGATCTTGTACAAATACACTACTAAGATACTAATATGGTGTCAATGAC comes from Podarcis raffonei isolate rPodRaf1 chromosome 13, rPodRaf1.pri, whole genome shotgun sequence and encodes:
- the LOC128400068 gene encoding ribonuclease pancreatic-like, producing the protein MLVSSCLLVRLAVILSVLLVQSCEGQSWAAFQNKHIDYPQTRASNPSAYCNLMMVKRNLNPSRCKPRNTFINHDKESVLQVCGNGGKQWQGKFYDSNQNFPMIDCSYTNGKPPKDCKYKGTETSKRVRVTCENKKPVHLEKVL